In Macadamia integrifolia cultivar HAES 741 chromosome 5, SCU_Mint_v3, whole genome shotgun sequence, a single window of DNA contains:
- the LOC122077784 gene encoding uncharacterized protein LOC122077784, which translates to MGSTSSTPSIPHVRIAHQPTMLEMAAKQDNKSLDMLVTDFFVNNNISFNVIQTNSFIEMLRGACAYGTSYVVPSYSNLRTSLIPGKKAEIMQYVSSIKATWGITGCTIMSDSWTDIKKRSWVNVIAYSPGGAVFLKCIECGINRLTSTFLFNEISDVIEKVGPNNVVQFISDNGSNFCSCGDMLSGKWRHIYRTNCAAHGINLLLKDIHKKVKWARKIIEDGKLVVDYIHRHTGIVALMRKFTNNRDIKQPCKTRFGTYFFMLQSLILVENELRLFVASSEWRAFQFNRAEMAVRTVGIIQSETFWEGAKEVVTFMEPLIRILRLVDSYGSTAGYLYEATERVKEKLRKFVENDGGKYLAIMDLFQFRLEKNIIHHVHLFGALLNPSIMFGGRLDIDGTKFMNAQEFIMDIMVPLEDREQFMQEVIDYRMKSPLLFNMTGQTMMKTNHPRILWQFVGSAFPVLQNIACRILSQPCSSSPCERNWSAWDAAQTKKRNRLAPEMLEDLVYIKMNSMVRENCESQLHKDSRPIDLDNLGDLPIVDFELEMERLEQTYEEPEPSDTGADGGSTSCSLMSPH; encoded by the exons ATGGGTTCCACAAGTAGCACACCTTCTATACCTCATGTTAGGATTGCACATCAACCCACAATGCTAGAAATGGCTGCTAAGCAAGACAATAAATCATTGGACATGTTGGTAActgatttttttgtcaataataACATTTCCTTCAATGTTATTCAGACAAATTCTTTTATTGAGATGCTAAGGGGTGCATGTGCGTATGGTACAAGTTATGTTGTACCTAGTTATAGCAATCTTCGGACCAGTTTGATTCCTGGAAAAAAAGCAGAAATCATGCAATATGTTAGCAGTATAAAGGCGACATGGGGTATCACAGGTTGCACAATTATGTCTGATTCTTGGACTGACATAAAGAAGAGGTCATGGGTTAATGTGATTGCTTACTCTCCTGGGGGTGCTGTGTTTTTGAAATGTATTGAGTGCGGTATAAATAGATTAACTTCCACAtttcttttcaatgaaatttctgatgtcATTGAAAAAGTTGGACCAAACAATGTTGTGCAATTTATTTCAGATAATGGTTCTAACTTTTGTTCTTGTGGTGATATGTTGTCTGGAAAATGGCGTCATATATATAGAACAAATTGTGCTGCTCATGGGATTAATCTACTTTTGAAAGATATTCAcaaaaaagttaaatgggcGAGGAAAATTATAGAAGATGGAAAACTTGTAGTGGATTATATTCACAGGCACACAGGTATTGTAGCATTGATGAGAAAATTCACCAACAATAGAGATATCAAGCAGCCTTGCAAGACAAGGTTtggtacttatttttttatgttgcaGTCTCTTATTCTTGTTGAGAATGAGTTGAGACTTTTTGTTGCATCATCTGAGTGGAGAGCCTTTCAATTCAATAGAGCTGAAATGGCAGTGAGAACTGTTGGAATAATTCAATCAGAGACATTTTGGGAGGGGGCAAAGGAAGTTGTTACTTTCATGGAGCCACTTATTCGTATTCTTCGCCTTGTTGATTCATATGGTTCTACTGCAGGTTACTTATATGAAGCAACAGAAAgggtaaaagaaaaattgagaaaatttgtGGAGAATGATGGAGGGAAGTATTTAGCCATAAtggatttgtttcaatttaggtTAGAGAAGAACATTATTCATCATGTTCATCTCTTTGGTGCACTTTTGAATCCTTCTATTATGTTTGGTGGTCGACTTGATATTGATGGAACTAAATTTATGAATGCACAAGAATTTATAATGGACATCATGGTTCCTTTAGAAGATCGTGAGCAATTCATGCAAGAAGTCATTGATTATCGTATGAAAAGTCCATTGTTGTTCAATATGACAGGGCAGACAATGATGAAAACTAATCATCCAA GGATTTTGTGGCAATTTGTTGGTAGTGCATTTCCTGTGCTTCAAAATATTGCTTGTAGAATCTTGAGTCAGCCTTGTAGTTCCTCTCCTTGTGAGCGTAATTGGAGTGCTTGGGATGCagcacaaacaaagaaaagaaatagattagCCCCAGAGATGCTAGAGGATTTGGTGTACATCAAGATGAACTCTATGGTGAGGGAGAACTGTGAAAGCCAACTACATAAAGATTCAAGGCCTATTGATTTAGATAATCTTGGTGACTTACCTATAGTAGACTTTGAGCTTGAAATGGAGAGGCTTGAGCAGACGTACGAGGAACCTGAACCATCTGACACTGGAGCTGATGGAGGATCTACTTCATGTAGTTTAATGTCTCctcattga